The DNA region GATGTCGACGATCAGCTTGGCATTCGGGATGCCCATGCGTTCCAGTACAGTCTGGTAGGAACCGACGCTGGCCAGAATCGGGTCGTTCCATGGCACCAGGGCCACAACAATGAAGATCGACACGAGGTAGAACAAGCCAATCCGCCAGATCACCGAGTTGGTGGCCTTGGAGATTTGCTGGCCAGGGTTCTTCGATTCCGCGGCCGCAATGGTCACGATCTCAGTGCCCATGAAGGAAAACATGGTGGTCAGGATCGCGCCCAGCACTGCGCCCATGCCGTTTGGCAGGAAGCCTTGGGTGTCGAACAGATGCGAAACGCCGCTGACCTGGCTGTTCGGCAGGAAGCCGAAGATCGCCAGAATGCCGAGGCCAATGAAACCGATGATCGCCACGACTTTGACCAGGGCGAACCAGAATTCGAATTCACCGTAGTTCTTCACGCTGAACAGGTTTGTCACCGTCAGCAGCAAAGTGATGATCAACGTGAAGGCCCAGATCGCCACATTCGGGAACCAGGCGTGCAGGATGGTCGCGGCGGCGTTGGCTTCCAGCGGAATCACCAACACCCAGAACCACCAGTAGAGCCAGCCGATGGTGAAACCGGCCCAGTGACCGATCGCGCGATCGGCATACGTCGAGAAGGAGCCTGTGTCCGGCGAAGCCACAGCCATTTCGCCGAGCATGCGCATCACCAGCACCACCAGCATACCGGCGGCGGCGTAGGCCAACAGCACGGCCGGGCCTGCGGCTGCGATGGCGTGACCCGAGCCTACGAACAAGCCGGCGCCGATTACCCCGGCAATCGACAGCATGGTCACATGACGCGGTTTGAGCCCCTGTTCGAGGCCATTGGAGCTTGGGGTACTGCTCATTGAAACTACCTTTGTAAGGAAAAGCGAATGCGTGCATCCCGCCTGAATTCTTTCTCGTAAAAAGAAACCAACGGGGCGTTCTGGATTCTGTACGCAATAATTGCGCCAAAATGTTTCAAAGCCGTCTACCACGGCGATCTCATCCAGACCGGACAGTCATCGCAACCCATTGAAATTAATGGCACTTTGCCAGAGCGTTACCCTGCGACTCACTTTGAGAACGAATTCGCACACCGAAAACACACCCGGAAAATGCCCGACGCACAATAAAAGTGCAGATCAGGAACGTTTGGCCGGTTAGCGCTTCCAACCCCCCGCCAAAGCTGGCAACATCGCGCCCTTTTTTGGAACAGCCCCAGCCTTTTTATCGACAGGCAGGGTTCAAACGGCTGTTCGGTTGATAGCAGCGCGACAGTCTGCTGTGCCGATGCGACAACCTGCCACAGGCAACCCGTTTACCGCCCGTAGCGCTGTTGGCTGCCATTCAGACGCTATGCTAGCTTGGCCGCCTCGCCAGGAAGGCCGCCAATAGCAGGAGCGAAATACTTATGAGGAACGCACATGGCTGAGGCCACGCCCGCGCTTGAAATCCGCAACTTGCACAAACGCTACGGACAGCTTGAGGTGCTCAAAGGCATCTCGCTGACCGCCCGCGACGGCGACGTGATCTCGATCCTGGGTTCTTCCGGTTCCGGCAAGTCCACCTTCCTTCGTTGCATCAACCTGTTGGAAAACCCTCATCAGGGCCAGATCCTGGTGGCCGGCGAAGAACTCAAGCTCAAAGCCGCCAAGAACGGCGAACTGGTCGCAGCCGATGGCAAGCAGATCAATCGCCTGCGCAGCGAGATCGGTTTTGTGTTTCAAAACTTTAATCTCTGGCCGCACATGAGCGTGCTCGACAACATCATCGAAGCGCCGCGCCGCGTACTCGGTCAGAGCAAAGCCGAAGCCATCGAAGTCGCCGAAGCCTTGCTGGCCAAGGTCGGCATTGCTGACAAGCGCCACGCCTACCCCGCGCAACTCTCCGGCGGTCAGCAACAACGCGCGGCCATTGCCCGCACGTTGGCGATGCAACCCAAGGTGATCCTGTTCGACGAGCCAACCTCCGCCCTTGACCCGGAAATGGTCCAGGAAGTACTTAATGTCATCCGCGCATTGGCCGAAGAAGGCCGCACCATGCTGCTGGTCACCCACGAAATGGGCTTCGCCCGTCAGGTGTCCAGCGAGGTGGTGTTCCTCCACCAGGGCCTGGTAGAAGAGCAAGGATCGCCACAGCAGGTGTTCGAAAACCCGCTTTCGGCGCGCTGCAAACAATTCATGTCCAGCAACCGCTAACGGAGCTACCCACATGCAGAACTACAAAAAAATCTTCCTGGCGGCTGCCGTCACCCTCGCCTTCAGCGCCGGTGCTGCCGCCGAGACCTTGAAGATGGGCATCGAAGCGGCCTACCCGCCGTTCAACAACAAAGATGCCAGTGGCAATGTCGTCGGCTTCGACAAAGAAATCGGCGACGCCCTGTGCGCCAAGATGAAAGTCGAATGCACCGTGGTCACGTCCGACTGGGACGGCATCATCCCGGCCCTGAACGCCAAGAAATTCGATTTCCTGATCTCCTCGATGTCGATCACCGACGAGCGCAAGCAAGCGGTGGACTTCACCGACCCGTACTACTCCAACAAGCTGCAATTCATCGCCAAGAAAGACGTCGACTTCAAAACCGACAAGGATTCCCTGCAAGGCAAAGTGATCGGTGCACAACGTGCGACCCTCGCTGGTACCTGGCTGGAAGACAACATGGAAGGCGTTGAAGTCAAACTCTACGACACCCAGGAAAACGCCTACCTCGACCTGACTTCCGGTCGTCTGGACGGCATCCTGGCGGACAAGTACGTCAACTACGAGTGGCTGAAAAGCGACGCCGGCCGTTCTTATGAGTTCAAAGGCGACCCGGTGGAAGAAAGCGACAAGATCGGTATCGCTGTACGTAAAGGCGATGAGATTCGTACGAAGCTGAACACCGCACTGAAAGAAATCGTCGCTGATGGCACCTACAAAAAGATCAACGACAAGTACTTCCCGTTCAGCATCTATTGATTCTGACTTGCCTGACTGGCGCCGCTTTTTGACGGCGCCAGTCCCTGGCATTGCCTGCCGCGATTTGAAAAGAAATCCATGACTATAGATCTCTACGGATTCGGCCCGGCGCTCGCCGCTGGCGCGCTGATGACTGTGAAACTGGCACTCTCGGCCTTGTGCCTGGGGCTGGTGCTCGGTTTGCTCGGCGCCTTGGCCAAGACTTCCCCGTACAAGCCGTTGCAATGGCTTGGCGGCACTTATTCGACACTGGTTCGCGGCATCCCTGAATTGCTCTGGGTGCTGTTGATCTACTTCGGCACGGTCAACTTGATGCGTGCCTTGGGCGAGTTCTTCGGCAACCCCGACCTCGAACTCAATGCTTTCGCCGCCGGCGTAATTGCACTGGGACTGTGCTTCGGCGCCTACGCCACGGAAGTGTTCCGTGGTGCAATTTTGGCCATCCCCAAAGGTCACCGCGAAGCGGGTGTGGCGTTGGGTCTGTCGAAATTCCGTATCTTCACCAAACTGATCATGCCGCAGATGTGGCGCATCGCCCTGCCCGGTCTGGGTAACTTGTTCATGATCCTGATGAAAGACACCGCGCTGGTATCGGTCATCGGCCTGGAAGAAATCATGCGTCACGCGCAAATCGGCGTGACCGTGTCCAAGCAGCCGTTCACCTTTTATATGGTGGCCGCATTCATGTACCTGGGCCTGACGATTCTCGCCATGACCGGCATGCACTTCATGGAAAAACGCGCCGCTCGCGGCTTCGCGAGGAGCACCCAATGAACTGGGACGTCATCATCAAGTGGCTGCCGAAACTGGCTCAGGGCGCGACGCTGACCCTGGAACTGGTGGCCATCGCCGTGATCGCCGGTTTGCTGCTGGCAATTCCACTGGGCATCGCACGCTCGTCGCGACTCTGGTACGTGCGGGCATTTCCCTACGGCTACATCTTCTTTTTCCGTGGCACGCCGTTGCTGGTTCAACTGTTCCTGGTCTACTACGGCCTGGCGCAGTTCGATGCGATCCGTAACAGCTCGATGTGGCCGTACCTGCGCAATCCGTTCTGGTGCGCTACCGCAACCATGACCTTACACACCGCGGCCTACATCGCCGAAATCCTGCGCGGCTCGATTCAGGCGATTCCAAAGGGCGAGATTGAAGCTGCCCGGGCGCTGGGCATGTCCCGAGCCAAAGCGATGTTCTACATTATCCTGCCCCGCGCAGCGCGCATCGGGCTGCCGGCCTACAGCAACGAAGTCATCCTGATGCTCAAGGCCAGCGCCCTGGCCAGCACCGTGACCCTGCTGGAACTGACCGGCATGGCCCGCACCATCATTGCCCGGACCTACCTGCCGGTGGAGATCTTCTTCGCGGCGGGCATGTTCTATCTGTTGATGGCTTACGTGCTGGTTCGCGGCTTCAAGCTGCTGGAGCGCTGGCTGCGCGTCGATGCCTGCCAGGGGCGTTGATTTCTGCGTGCTGACGGGTGAGGCCTTACTCACCCGTTTCACGGCGCTGGATGCTTTTCTGATCGAGCATCAGGCGCTGTGGAAGCCTCGGCCGTTTACACATCAGCAGCTTCCCTGGGAAGCGTCCTACCCCGAGTTGGCAACCTGGCTACGAGGGCGATCGCTGGAGGACGCGGAACACGCTCATAACAACCCAGCTCTTTTGGACGCACCGGAGCCGTTTGCCTCATTGGCGGCGATGTCCCTTGAGTTGATCGCTGTGGAGGAGTTGCCAGCGCATACGCTTGAAACGGCGGGTCATCGACTGAATGTCGATGTGCCGGGGCGCAAGTGGCAGCAAATCGAAGCCTTCGCCAGTCGCTTGCAGTTTGCTGATGCACCGAGCCATTGGCTGGACTGGTGCTCGGGCAAAGGCCACTTGGGACGACGGTTGCTGACAGCCGAGCAACAGCTGACCTGCCTGGAATACGACCCGGCGCTGGTCGCCAGCGGTCAGGCACTCAGCCAGCGTCATCAATTGCATGCGTTGCATGTCGAGCAAGATGTACTCGCTGCGGATGCCGCCTCTTTCTTGAAGGCTGACCACACGCCGGTAGCGCTGCATGCCTGCGGTGATCTGCATGTGCGGCTGATGCAGCTCGCCAGCGCCACCGGTTGCAAGCAACTGGCCATTGCCCCTTGCTGCTACAGCCGGATCAGTGTGAGCGAGTACCAGACGCTTTCCTCGTCAGCCAAGCGCTCCGACCTACAGCTGTCCCTCGATGATCTTTCGCTACCGATGAGCGAAACCGTCACCGCTGGTGCTCGCGTCCGACGTCAACGTGACACCTCCATGGCCCGACGCCTGGCCTTCGACCTGCTGCAGCGGCAACTGCGTGGCATAGACGAATACCTGCCCACCCCTTCCCTGCCCAGTGCCTGGCTGGATAAATCCTTCGCTGATTACTGCCATCATTTGGCCGCGCTTAAAGAGTTATCCACAATCGGCCCGCAGGATTGGTCAGCACTTGAAGCCGTCGGTTGGCAGCGATTGGCCGAAGTGCGCAATCTCGAGCTACTGCGCGGACTTTTCCGACGCCCGTTGGAGCTTTGGCTGGTACTCGATCGGGCACTTTTCCTCTCCGAGCAGGGTTATGCCGTTCGCCTCGGCACCTTCTGCGAAACCCCACTTACACCGCGTAATTTCCTGATCCTGGCTGAGCGCCCTTAAAGCGCCTCAGCCTGTGGATAACTCTGGGGATGAAATTATCGTGGATCCAATATATACGGCTGTTTCGGGGCTGAAACACAACTGTTCAATTTTCGTACACCTGTAAAAAAATCGGAAAAACAGGCATTTGCGATCAAATGAGAACGGCTCCACAAATTTGCCTCTAAGCAGGTGCGGTACAGATCCCGTTGTGCATAAGCGTTCATCCAAAACAACATAAACGACCTGCGAAACCTGAACTATCTTTGCCAAACGCCAGAATTGCCTGGCGTTCAAACAGCAAGGAGCTGGGAAAAAACATGAGCACATTGAACAGTGCACAGGAAGCCGTCGATACCGTCGCCAACCAAGCCATTGATGCTGCGCTGCAGCAAACCTTCGCGGTGGGTGGCGCCATCATCAACAACGCAACGGGCGAGGTCATCGCCGCGCTGCACAACAACGTGCTGATGCCTTTCCCCGGCAGTGGCACCACGTACTTTCTACCTCATGATCCGACCGCCCACGGCGAGCGGCAATTGGTGGACTGGTACTACGAAAACGTCGCGCCATTGAACTTGCCACCGCCCAATCAGTTGACCGTCGTCACCACCCTGGACCCATGCGCCATGTGCGCCGGTTCGCTGCTGACTGCAGGATTTAACGTCGCCGTCAGTGCGATCGATGACTATGCAGGCA from Pseudomonas sp. ACM7 includes:
- the gabP gene encoding GABA permease; the protein is MSSTPSSNGLEQGLKPRHVTMLSIAGVIGAGLFVGSGHAIAAAGPAVLLAYAAAGMLVVLVMRMLGEMAVASPDTGSFSTYADRAIGHWAGFTIGWLYWWFWVLVIPLEANAAATILHAWFPNVAIWAFTLIITLLLTVTNLFSVKNYGEFEFWFALVKVVAIIGFIGLGILAIFGFLPNSQVSGVSHLFDTQGFLPNGMGAVLGAILTTMFSFMGTEIVTIAAAESKNPGQQISKATNSVIWRIGLFYLVSIFIVVALVPWNDPILASVGSYQTVLERMGIPNAKLIVDIVVLVAVTSCLNSALYTASRMMFSLGKRGDAPAVSQRTNKSGTPYWAVMLSTGAAFIAVFANYVAPAAVFEFLLASSGAIALLVYLVIAISQLRMRKQRMARGEKIAFSMWLFPALTYAVIIFIVAALTIMLFQEAHRVEILATGLLSLLVVAAGLFVARRRKLQKMGAVVLS
- a CDS encoding ABC transporter ATP-binding protein → MAEATPALEIRNLHKRYGQLEVLKGISLTARDGDVISILGSSGSGKSTFLRCINLLENPHQGQILVAGEELKLKAAKNGELVAADGKQINRLRSEIGFVFQNFNLWPHMSVLDNIIEAPRRVLGQSKAEAIEVAEALLAKVGIADKRHAYPAQLSGGQQQRAAIARTLAMQPKVILFDEPTSALDPEMVQEVLNVIRALAEEGRTMLLVTHEMGFARQVSSEVVFLHQGLVEEQGSPQQVFENPLSARCKQFMSSNR
- a CDS encoding ABC transporter substrate-binding protein, with product MQNYKKIFLAAAVTLAFSAGAAAETLKMGIEAAYPPFNNKDASGNVVGFDKEIGDALCAKMKVECTVVTSDWDGIIPALNAKKFDFLISSMSITDERKQAVDFTDPYYSNKLQFIAKKDVDFKTDKDSLQGKVIGAQRATLAGTWLEDNMEGVEVKLYDTQENAYLDLTSGRLDGILADKYVNYEWLKSDAGRSYEFKGDPVEESDKIGIAVRKGDEIRTKLNTALKEIVADGTYKKINDKYFPFSIY
- a CDS encoding ABC transporter permease; translated protein: MTIDLYGFGPALAAGALMTVKLALSALCLGLVLGLLGALAKTSPYKPLQWLGGTYSTLVRGIPELLWVLLIYFGTVNLMRALGEFFGNPDLELNAFAAGVIALGLCFGAYATEVFRGAILAIPKGHREAGVALGLSKFRIFTKLIMPQMWRIALPGLGNLFMILMKDTALVSVIGLEEIMRHAQIGVTVSKQPFTFYMVAAFMYLGLTILAMTGMHFMEKRAARGFARSTQ
- a CDS encoding ABC transporter permease — its product is MNWDVIIKWLPKLAQGATLTLELVAIAVIAGLLLAIPLGIARSSRLWYVRAFPYGYIFFFRGTPLLVQLFLVYYGLAQFDAIRNSSMWPYLRNPFWCATATMTLHTAAYIAEILRGSIQAIPKGEIEAARALGMSRAKAMFYIILPRAARIGLPAYSNEVILMLKASALASTVTLLELTGMARTIIARTYLPVEIFFAAGMFYLLMAYVLVRGFKLLERWLRVDACQGR
- a CDS encoding methyltransferase, which gives rise to MPARGVDFCVLTGEALLTRFTALDAFLIEHQALWKPRPFTHQQLPWEASYPELATWLRGRSLEDAEHAHNNPALLDAPEPFASLAAMSLELIAVEELPAHTLETAGHRLNVDVPGRKWQQIEAFASRLQFADAPSHWLDWCSGKGHLGRRLLTAEQQLTCLEYDPALVASGQALSQRHQLHALHVEQDVLAADAASFLKADHTPVALHACGDLHVRLMQLASATGCKQLAIAPCCYSRISVSEYQTLSSSAKRSDLQLSLDDLSLPMSETVTAGARVRRQRDTSMARRLAFDLLQRQLRGIDEYLPTPSLPSAWLDKSFADYCHHLAALKELSTIGPQDWSALEAVGWQRLAEVRNLELLRGLFRRPLELWLVLDRALFLSEQGYAVRLGTFCETPLTPRNFLILAERP